The Aliivibrio fischeri genome contains a region encoding:
- a CDS encoding LysR family transcriptional regulator, which translates to MKNFDLNLLRTLNVLLETRSTTIAATRLHTSQPAISRSLRKLRDIFQDDLLIRKNGRFQLTVKAEELTQTLPMIFNGIDELMWNAEPFEPLNASNDLTIAMNSSIAQWFAPILIQHLSQTAPNISLTIVDWTESSPDDIADGAVQYGINYFPMDLPKHLIQRKGGTDSFVLACQKEHQHIGKVMKAIDFEQYPIAIHVIQNWNDKKDHLSRILTPMDIKPSIKLRSSHLNIILQAIVQSDMLLPCSKYLAQSLDERFSYIEFDQSLTTPEGNFGFVYAVKWRNDPFLQWLNASISNLVNTKLIQ; encoded by the coding sequence ATGAAAAACTTTGATTTAAATCTTTTACGAACTTTGAATGTTTTATTAGAAACCCGTAGCACAACTATCGCAGCCACACGATTACATACTAGCCAACCTGCGATCAGCCGTTCATTGCGTAAATTGCGAGATATATTTCAAGATGATTTACTTATCAGAAAAAATGGCAGATTTCAGTTAACTGTAAAAGCTGAAGAATTAACACAAACACTTCCAATGATATTTAATGGCATTGATGAACTAATGTGGAATGCCGAACCATTTGAACCACTTAACGCTTCTAATGATCTAACTATTGCGATGAATTCTTCTATTGCTCAATGGTTTGCTCCAATTTTAATTCAGCATTTATCACAAACCGCACCAAATATATCACTCACGATTGTTGATTGGACAGAATCATCACCTGATGATATCGCTGATGGTGCTGTTCAATACGGAATTAACTATTTCCCAATGGATTTACCTAAACATTTAATACAAAGAAAAGGCGGAACGGATTCTTTCGTTTTAGCATGCCAAAAAGAACATCAGCATATAGGGAAGGTAATGAAAGCTATAGATTTTGAACAATACCCTATTGCCATTCATGTAATTCAAAATTGGAATGATAAGAAAGATCACCTATCTCGAATATTAACGCCAATGGATATTAAGCCCTCAATCAAACTTCGTAGCTCGCACTTAAACATTATTCTACAAGCCATAGTGCAGTCAGATATGTTATTGCCGTGTTCTAAATATTTAGCTCAGAGCCTTGATGAACGATTTAGCTATATTGAGTTTGATCAATCATTAACAACACCAGAAGGTAACTTTGGTTTTGTGTACGCCGTAAAATGGCGGAATGATCCTTTTTTACAGTGGTTAAATGCTTCTATTTCTAATTTAGTAAATACGAAATTAATACAATAA
- a CDS encoding divalent metal cation transporter: MEPSCTQNGMKPKLKISDLSRSLGPGIMMAAAAVGGSHLVASTKAGAIYGWEMLLLILAVNLLKYPFFRAGVQYTLGTGDSIIQGYHKLGRGYLWVFLVLSAISAVVNTAALLLFSASLLGYFLPFDLSLNVLSGIVLITCITILFAGHFKALDKLSKLIMATLTIATTIALGVAFSNGAVAPTDYQGPSVWSIASIGFLVITMGWMPAPIEISSITSMWLKRQCQTQKVTPQSALFDFNVGYIGTAILAVVFLSLGALVLYGSGIEFKASGIGFSHQLVGIYAATIGEWSRYLIAVIAFFCIFGSTITVIDGYSRAVSEAQLLLQRKPLNQPKHYNSWVMIVSVLAITIVTLFISSLMSMLDFAMIMAFITTPIFAALNYILVTKTELPDELKMGAKLKTLSIVGLVYLFGFLAIFVWWKWLM; this comes from the coding sequence ATGGAACCGTCTTGTACACAAAATGGCATGAAGCCAAAATTAAAAATAAGTGACCTTTCTCGGTCATTAGGTCCTGGTATTATGATGGCCGCAGCGGCTGTTGGTGGGTCTCATTTGGTGGCTTCAACCAAGGCTGGGGCAATCTATGGATGGGAAATGTTGCTGCTAATTCTCGCGGTTAATTTGCTAAAATATCCATTCTTCAGAGCTGGAGTTCAATATACCCTTGGTACTGGGGACAGTATCATTCAAGGCTATCATAAATTAGGACGAGGTTATTTATGGGTGTTTTTAGTATTAAGTGCAATTTCAGCTGTCGTTAATACCGCAGCTTTATTGCTATTTAGCGCAAGTTTATTAGGCTATTTTTTACCTTTTGATCTCTCTTTAAATGTGTTGTCTGGTATTGTTCTAATTACTTGTATAACAATATTATTTGCAGGACATTTTAAAGCCTTAGATAAACTGTCTAAATTAATTATGGCCACATTAACGATTGCGACAACGATAGCCTTAGGTGTTGCGTTTTCTAATGGTGCTGTTGCTCCTACTGATTATCAAGGTCCTTCGGTTTGGTCAATTGCGTCTATTGGTTTTTTGGTTATTACTATGGGGTGGATGCCTGCACCTATCGAAATCTCAAGTATTACATCTATGTGGTTAAAGCGTCAGTGTCAAACTCAAAAGGTAACACCACAATCTGCCTTGTTTGATTTTAATGTTGGTTATATTGGAACCGCGATTCTTGCTGTCGTTTTTTTATCTTTAGGAGCTTTGGTGTTATACGGTTCGGGAATTGAATTTAAAGCATCAGGCATTGGTTTTTCTCATCAGTTAGTGGGAATTTATGCTGCAACAATAGGTGAGTGGTCACGTTATTTGATAGCAGTTATCGCCTTTTTCTGTATTTTTGGAAGTACTATTACAGTGATTGATGGTTATTCAAGAGCGGTATCGGAAGCTCAATTATTACTACAGCGTAAACCATTAAATCAGCCAAAACATTATAATTCTTGGGTCATGATTGTTTCTGTATTGGCGATTACCATTGTTACTTTGTTTATTTCTTCTTTAATGAGTATGTTAGATTTTGCAATGATCATGGCGTTTATCACAACACCGATTTTTGCTGCTCTAAATTATATTTTAGTAACAAAAACGGAATTGCCAGATGAACTAAAAATGGGGGCAAAATTAAAAACGTTATCCATTGTTGGTTTGGTTTATTTATTTGGATTTTTAGCTATTTTTGTTTGGTGGAAATGGCTGATGTAA